In Felis catus isolate Fca126 chromosome A2, F.catus_Fca126_mat1.0, whole genome shotgun sequence, the following proteins share a genomic window:
- the LOC123383818 gene encoding ral guanine nucleotide dissociation stimulator-like isoform X2: MFSCCFPRYRGSGCQKPQCAGLLRCWRGFLNPRWRCLRMFSSRSHKSHMPQMEEKLNESPCSTSLKERRKPHAISTKPRWLRGTKVTRGDDNENCVRWTIDAGLLKQRVEHLVPAFLGRDPTYVSTFLGTYTTFTTTQKVLEVLFMRAISSILGTWLDHYPEDFFQPPDFTSLKLLQAYVGVHMPGSELQRRARLLYSWRKHREPNEPESLAMAPAPEPRSDVPQERSPAISVVPTAASQPRLPEATSSPGAQRIRESETLTAVSPPGQEVLPALADSQELEEPPAPLVAPEHEQPPAPAGGVTEGLEQPPPAAEQPASAPQQRLMSAAAPKDEFPDLFIAFFVISVVLIEVFTVLIY; this comes from the exons ATGTTCTCTTGTTGTTTTCCCAGGTACCGGGGCTCTGGATGCCAGAAGCCCCAGTGCGCAGGATTACTCAGATGTTGGAGAGGTTTCCTTAACCCACGCTGGCGATGCCTCAGGATGTTTTCCAGCAGGTCACATAAG AGCCACATGCCACAGATGGAGGAGAAGCTGAATGAGAGCCCCTGCTCTACTTCcctgaaggaaaggaggaagcccCATGCCATCAGCACGAAGCCGCGCTGGCTCAGG GGTACAAAGGTCACACGCGGGGATGATAATGAGAACTGTGTGCGGTGGACCATCGATGCAGGCCTGCTGAAGCAGCGAGTGGAACACCTCGTGCCCGCCTTCCTGGGGAGAGACCCCACATATGTCTCCACCTTCTTGGGCACGTACACAACCTTTACTACCACCCAAAAGGTCTTGGAAGTGTTGTTTATGAG ggccatctcctccatcctgggcacctggctggatcactACCCCGAGGActttttccagcctccagatTTCACAAGCTTGAAGTTGCTGCAGGCATATGTAGGAGTCCACATgccgggctccgagctgcagcGCCGCGCCCGCCTTCTCTACTCATGGCGGAAACACCGTGAGCCCAATGAGCCAGAGTCTCTGG CCATGGCACCAGCTCCAGAGCCACGTTCAGACGTCCCTCAGGAGCGATCCCCTGCTATCTCTGTGGTGCCCACTGCAGCCTCGCAGCCCAGGCTGCCTGAAGCCACTAGTTCTCCTGGAGCTCAGCGCATACGAGAATCGGAGACCCTCACTGCAGTGTCCCCACCAGGGCAGGAGGtactcccagctctggctgacagtcaggagctggaagagccacctgcccctttggtggccccagagcatgagcagcccccagccccagccggcgGGGTCACGGAAGGGCTGGAACAACCACCTCCTGCTGCTGAGCAACCAGCCTCTGCTCCCCAACAGCGGCTCATGTCCGCTGCAGCCCCAAAGGATGAATTCCCTGACCTTTTCATTGCGTTCTTTGTCATTTCTGTAGTTCTTATAGAGGTATTTACTGTCCTTATAtattag
- the LOC123383818 gene encoding ral guanine nucleotide dissociation stimulator-like isoform X1, producing MFSCCFPRYRGSGCQKPQCAGLLRCWRGFLNPRWRCLRMFSSRSHKSHMPQMEEKLNESPCSTSLKERRKPHAISTKPRWLRGTKVTRGDDNENCVRWTIDAGLLKQRVEHLVPAFLGRDPTYVSTFLGTYTTFTTTQKVLEVLFMRYGCFHSEAEEDGGPREQEKLAISSILGTWLDHYPEDFFQPPDFTSLKLLQAYVGVHMPGSELQRRARLLYSWRKHREPNEPESLAMAPAPEPRSDVPQERSPAISVVPTAASQPRLPEATSSPGAQRIRESETLTAVSPPGQEVLPALADSQELEEPPAPLVAPEHEQPPAPAGGVTEGLEQPPPAAEQPASAPQQRLMSAAAPKDEFPDLFIAFFVISVVLIEVFTVLIY from the exons ATGTTCTCTTGTTGTTTTCCCAGGTACCGGGGCTCTGGATGCCAGAAGCCCCAGTGCGCAGGATTACTCAGATGTTGGAGAGGTTTCCTTAACCCACGCTGGCGATGCCTCAGGATGTTTTCCAGCAGGTCACATAAG AGCCACATGCCACAGATGGAGGAGAAGCTGAATGAGAGCCCCTGCTCTACTTCcctgaaggaaaggaggaagcccCATGCCATCAGCACGAAGCCGCGCTGGCTCAGG GGTACAAAGGTCACACGCGGGGATGATAATGAGAACTGTGTGCGGTGGACCATCGATGCAGGCCTGCTGAAGCAGCGAGTGGAACACCTCGTGCCCGCCTTCCTGGGGAGAGACCCCACATATGTCTCCACCTTCTTGGGCACGTACACAACCTTTACTACCACCCAAAAGGTCTTGGAAGTGTTGTTTATGAG atACGGATGCTTCCATtcggaggctgaggaggatggCGGACCCCGGGAGCAGGAGAAACT ggccatctcctccatcctgggcacctggctggatcactACCCCGAGGActttttccagcctccagatTTCACAAGCTTGAAGTTGCTGCAGGCATATGTAGGAGTCCACATgccgggctccgagctgcagcGCCGCGCCCGCCTTCTCTACTCATGGCGGAAACACCGTGAGCCCAATGAGCCAGAGTCTCTGG CCATGGCACCAGCTCCAGAGCCACGTTCAGACGTCCCTCAGGAGCGATCCCCTGCTATCTCTGTGGTGCCCACTGCAGCCTCGCAGCCCAGGCTGCCTGAAGCCACTAGTTCTCCTGGAGCTCAGCGCATACGAGAATCGGAGACCCTCACTGCAGTGTCCCCACCAGGGCAGGAGGtactcccagctctggctgacagtcaggagctggaagagccacctgcccctttggtggccccagagcatgagcagcccccagccccagccggcgGGGTCACGGAAGGGCTGGAACAACCACCTCCTGCTGCTGAGCAACCAGCCTCTGCTCCCCAACAGCGGCTCATGTCCGCTGCAGCCCCAAAGGATGAATTCCCTGACCTTTTCATTGCGTTCTTTGTCATTTCTGTAGTTCTTATAGAGGTATTTACTGTCCTTATAtattag
- the LOC123383818 gene encoding ral guanine nucleotide dissociation stimulator-like isoform X3 yields the protein MFSSRSHKSHMPQMEEKLNESPCSTSLKERRKPHAISTKPRWLRGTKVTRGDDNENCVRWTIDAGLLKQRVEHLVPAFLGRDPTYVSTFLGTYTTFTTTQKVLEVLFMRYGCFHSEAEEDGGPREQEKLAISSILGTWLDHYPEDFFQPPDFTSLKLLQAYVGVHMPGSELQRRARLLYSWRKHREPNEPESLAMAPAPEPRSDVPQERSPAISVVPTAASQPRLPEATSSPGAQRIRESETLTAVSPPGQEVLPALADSQELEEPPAPLVAPEHEQPPAPAGGVTEGLEQPPPAAEQPASAPQQRLMSAAAPKDEFPDLFIAFFVISVVLIEVFTVLIY from the exons ATGTTTTCCAGCAGGTCACATAAG AGCCACATGCCACAGATGGAGGAGAAGCTGAATGAGAGCCCCTGCTCTACTTCcctgaaggaaaggaggaagcccCATGCCATCAGCACGAAGCCGCGCTGGCTCAGG GGTACAAAGGTCACACGCGGGGATGATAATGAGAACTGTGTGCGGTGGACCATCGATGCAGGCCTGCTGAAGCAGCGAGTGGAACACCTCGTGCCCGCCTTCCTGGGGAGAGACCCCACATATGTCTCCACCTTCTTGGGCACGTACACAACCTTTACTACCACCCAAAAGGTCTTGGAAGTGTTGTTTATGAG atACGGATGCTTCCATtcggaggctgaggaggatggCGGACCCCGGGAGCAGGAGAAACT ggccatctcctccatcctgggcacctggctggatcactACCCCGAGGActttttccagcctccagatTTCACAAGCTTGAAGTTGCTGCAGGCATATGTAGGAGTCCACATgccgggctccgagctgcagcGCCGCGCCCGCCTTCTCTACTCATGGCGGAAACACCGTGAGCCCAATGAGCCAGAGTCTCTGG CCATGGCACCAGCTCCAGAGCCACGTTCAGACGTCCCTCAGGAGCGATCCCCTGCTATCTCTGTGGTGCCCACTGCAGCCTCGCAGCCCAGGCTGCCTGAAGCCACTAGTTCTCCTGGAGCTCAGCGCATACGAGAATCGGAGACCCTCACTGCAGTGTCCCCACCAGGGCAGGAGGtactcccagctctggctgacagtcaggagctggaagagccacctgcccctttggtggccccagagcatgagcagcccccagccccagccggcgGGGTCACGGAAGGGCTGGAACAACCACCTCCTGCTGCTGAGCAACCAGCCTCTGCTCCCCAACAGCGGCTCATGTCCGCTGCAGCCCCAAAGGATGAATTCCCTGACCTTTTCATTGCGTTCTTTGTCATTTCTGTAGTTCTTATAGAGGTATTTACTGTCCTTATAtattag
- the LOC123383820 gene encoding ral guanine nucleotide dissociation stimulator-like isoform X1 — translation MSMVLCLTLCPSCVLPQGMNISPMPDNENREEGTTEGGWMLLEQRVEHLVPAFLGRDPSYLFTFLSTYRAFATTQQVLEILFMRYGCFHSEAEEDGGPREQEKRAISSILGTWLDHYPEEFFRPPDFTSLKLLRAFVGVHMPGSELQRRARLLYSWRKHPLVAALEPRPDVPRERAPAISVVPTAAS, via the exons ATGTCCATGGTGCTGTGTCTGACTCTGTGTCCCTCCTGTGTTCTACCTCAGGGTATGAACATCTCACCCATGCCCGACAATGAGAACCGTGAGGAAGGGACCACCGAAGGAGGCTGGATGCTACTGGAACAGCGAGTGGAGCACCTGGTACCTGCTTTCCTGGGTAGAGACCCCTCCTACCTCTTCACATTCTTGAGCACGTACAGAGCTTTTGCTACCACCCAGCAGGTCCTGGAAATACTGTTTATGAG atACGGATGCTTCCATtcggaggctgaggaggatggCGGACCCCGGGAGCAGGAGAAACG ggccatctcctccatcctgggcacctggctggatcactACCCCGAGGAATTTTTCCGCCCTCCAGACTTCACCAGCTTGAAGCTGCTGCGGGCGTTTGTAGGGGTCCACATgccgggctccgagctgcagcGCCGCGCCCGCCTTCTCTACTCATGGCGGAAACACC CTTTGGTAGCAGCTCTAGAGCCCCGTCCAGACGTGCCTCGGGAGCGAGCCCCCGCTATCTCTGTGGTGCCCACTGCAGCCTCGTAG
- the LOC123383820 gene encoding ral guanine nucleotide dissociation stimulator-like isoform X2: MNISPMPDNENREEGTTEGGWMLLEQRVEHLVPAFLGRDPSYLFTFLSTYRAFATTQQVLEILFMRYGCFHSEAEEDGGPREQEKRAISSILGTWLDHYPEEFFRPPDFTSLKLLRAFVGVHMPGSELQRRARLLYSWRKHPLVAALEPRPDVPRERAPAISVVPTAAS, translated from the exons ATGAACATCTCACCCATGCCCGACAATGAGAACCGTGAGGAAGGGACCACCGAAGGAGGCTGGATGCTACTGGAACAGCGAGTGGAGCACCTGGTACCTGCTTTCCTGGGTAGAGACCCCTCCTACCTCTTCACATTCTTGAGCACGTACAGAGCTTTTGCTACCACCCAGCAGGTCCTGGAAATACTGTTTATGAG atACGGATGCTTCCATtcggaggctgaggaggatggCGGACCCCGGGAGCAGGAGAAACG ggccatctcctccatcctgggcacctggctggatcactACCCCGAGGAATTTTTCCGCCCTCCAGACTTCACCAGCTTGAAGCTGCTGCGGGCGTTTGTAGGGGTCCACATgccgggctccgagctgcagcGCCGCGCCCGCCTTCTCTACTCATGGCGGAAACACC CTTTGGTAGCAGCTCTAGAGCCCCGTCCAGACGTGCCTCGGGAGCGAGCCCCCGCTATCTCTGTGGTGCCCACTGCAGCCTCGTAG